The following is a genomic window from Salinibacterium sp. UTAS2018.
TGAGGTTCTTAATAAAGTGGGCTTCGTCAACGACCATGCCCTTGAACCCAAAGCGGCCGAGCCAACCCACGTGACGATCGAGAACTTCGTAGTTCACAATCACGACATCGCTAAAGGCATCGACGGTGTCTCCATCGCCGTGAACGACAGTGGCGCTGCGGCCAGGAGTCCACAATTCGACTTCGCGTTCCCAGTTGGTCTTCACAACGTTGGGCACTACGACGAGCAACGGGTAGGAGTTGGAGGCTTCGGCAGCCATCAGCGCCTGAGCGGTCTTGCCGAGTCCAGGCTCATCGGCGAGCAAGAAGGTGCGGTGACCCTGCTTGACAACTTCCACAAAGCGCGCTTGGTGGCGCATGAGTTCAAGGTCTCCGCGCGTACGCAGCGATTCGGCCTCGGGCAGTTCCATGGAGGCAGCGCCGCCGCCGGAGCCGTGCTCGAACGCTCGGAACAGGGGGTCGATGAGCTCCCAGTTGGCCAAACGATTGTTGTGCTCGGGCTTAGGCGCAATCGCGCTGAAGTCGGGAGCCAAGAATGGGTTCGCCATCTGCATCTGACGAACGGATGCCGGCACGACCTGCTTGTCGACCTGCTTATCGACGGCCTTGGGCTCCTCAGCAATGATCAGTTCATCCGGGCTGAGTTCTACACCGGCGGCGATGAGGAGGTCACGGCGCAGCGCCTTGGCTGCGGGAGTGATCGGCGCGGCCTCCCCCAGCATCGAGAGCAAGCTCGTGTCACGAGCAGCCGTCTTTGCGAGGATGCCCGCGAGGCCATCAAGGCGCTTCTGTTCGTTGGCACGCTCGGATTCGGTGAGCGTGGCATCCGTTTTTACGCGGGCACGCTCTTCTCGTAGCAACAGTGCTGCGACTTGGAAGCGTGCTCGGTTAGTCGGCTTGAGCGGGCCCTTTTGAACGGCAGTCTCGACCTCGCGCGCGGCACGGGCCAATACAGGGATAACTCCCGTGTCATCGCCGGGACGGGCGCGGCGACGTTGGGTACTGCCTTGGCGCTGACCCGAGTTTTTGGATCGTTTATTGCGCTGCGAGGACTCGGTCTGTGACGAGTTGGTCAATTATTCTCCTGGCGCTAAGCAAGCGGCTCAGTAGCGGGTACGACGACTCAGAGATGTAGAACGAGCAGATGTTGCCACGAAGGTAACTTCATTTGAACGACAACTTCCACTCGAGGGAGCCAGACCCAACTGCGATGCGATTGGTGGTCTCAAGGGATGCGTTATCTAGTGTACGCAGAAATAGTGGCGAACGCGCTACTGCAGCGAATTAACCTCGGCTTGTGGCATCGGTGACGCGCGCGCCGACTCCCACCGCGATGAACACAAGAGCCGCGGCGTAGTGCAATCCCGCGAAGAGCTGCGGGTCAGCGATAGCAATCGGCACGATCGGGTTCCAGAGAATCGCAATCGGAATGAGACCGATTGCCCACCACCATTGACGCGCCTGCCACACCAAAACCACAGTGATGAGAGCGAGGATGCTGACGACGTACCGCACAATCGTGAAGATCTCGGTGCCGATGACGCCGGCACCCACCAACAACACCAGAACGGCCAGGATTGCCGCGGGCAATGCAACACGGCGGGGACGATTCGGGTACGTTGCGCTCACTCGTTCGAATATACCCGTCTGCTGATGCTGGGCTTCGCACGAACGAACGACGAGGCCATGACCGCTGCGTCTTCGGCCCTGCGGCTCCACCCCTGCGGCCGCGGCTCTGCGTCTTCGGCGCGGCTAGACGCCGCCTCCTCCACCGCCACCGCCGCCACCGCCGGAGGAACCGCCCCCGCCCGAGCCACCGCTCGAACTGCTTGACGAACTGCCAGAGTACGAACTGGCCACGGCAGTTGAGAAGCTCGAAATACTGGAGGCGAAAAGCACGCCGTTGAATCCGCTGGAGCCGCGGTACCAGTCCGGCGAATTCTCGCTGTAGTACCGGCTGAGCTCCGTTGACCATTCCTTTTCGAGACCGAACAGCACCGCGTACGGCAGAAGCTTCTCGTAGATCTTGAGCACATCGGTGGAGCCCGTTGCCTCGTTTCTCTCCCGCAACGCACCCTCGGGGCTCTGCAACATCTGCAGGCGATCAGCCTCAGCGAGTCTGATGTACAACTTGAGTCCTTCGAGGTGGTCGCGCAGTTCGGACCCCTGAGCTGTCAGCGGAGTGCGCGACAGCAGCGACATCGTCAGCACCGCTGCCATGAACGACACCATGATGATCAGGAACGGGGCAACCGAACCATAGTCACCATCGATCAGCGCGATACCGAAGACGATCGACACGATCACGGCGACGACCGAAACGAGCAAGGGAAGATAATTGCGCGCACTCAGCTTCTGCCGGTAGCCGTTCGGCGCGAGCGCAGAGTTCTCCGCCGTCAGAATCGAGTACATCTTCTTGCTGAGCTTGGAATCCGTCCTCTTCATGTCCCGGATGGCGCCATGCTGCAGCGACTGCCCGAAGAGCGCGCGCAAGATCTCCAGCTCGCGCCCCGTCACACCGGTGGGGTCCATCAATTCGAGACGGTAGGTGGTTCCCGAGGAGAAAAAGCCCTTCGATTCCTCTTCGAGAATGCGCAGCTTGCCGCGCACGGCGAAGTCCAAAATCTGCGCGGCAACCGCTTTGGGACGCTTCTTGATCACGAGCGCGGCGGTGACAACCGAGATATCGCGTGGGGGCGAATACTCCGCAATGATCGTGGGGCGGCCCCCGTCATCCGCTAGCTTGGACCGTCGGATGCGGAAAGCCCAGATCACTGCAGCGATCGCACCGATGAAACCCAGCGGCTGGCCGTAGCCTGCCGCTGACCCGAAGTAGGAACTGTCACGGGGCACGAACGTGCCGGGCTCGAATCCGAAGGCGACGGTGACGTTCTGCCCTCGCTGCAGCGCCCCCTGGGTAGCGACGTAGGTATCGTCATCGACTGCCACGATGTCGCAGCGCTCGGTGGATCGTTCGATGCCCCAATAACAGTCGGGTTCCCCGCCGAGAGCGTCGCTCAGGCCCTCGCCCAGGTGAATCGTGGCCGTAAGCGAGCCAAACGGCTGATTCCAGCCCGTTCCGTTGGTATCCCAATAGAACTCGTCGGCGCCGGTGTCGGCAGCGAACCGGGTCACGTTCGATCGTGTGTAGGTGAAGACATAGGTTTGTGGGCCCTCAACGAACGAGCTGGCGGCGCTGGTGATGAGAGTGAACTCGCCATCCTCTTCCACCTCGAAGTCGCGGGGTTGTCCGGTTTCATCAGTAACGGAGACGGTTCCCACCTCTACCGGTTCGCCCTTGTAGTAGCGGGGAACTGCTCGAAGCATCCCCCTGTTTTGATCAGGCGGGAAGACGGCAACAAAGGTTTCACTCGTCAACAGCGTCGAATGTCCTTGGGAGTCGCGATCGAGAAAGAATTCTCCGTCATAACTGTCAAACACGAAGTCATCCAGACCGGCGTGCACCACGCCAGCCACCGTAGGGCTCTGCCCCGTTAAAGCCTGCGGATGCCCGGCCGCAGCCGCAGCGAGAGGTGCTGCGCCCAACGCCACCACCACCGCGATTGCCCCCACAACCCTTGCTGCCAGTTGCGCGCTCCACTGGAATCGAGGGCGTCGCTGCGCGCTGACTGTCATCGTGTCTCCGTTTCCTAACCCCTCGGATGAACGCGAGCAGCGCGTGCTGCTCGCTAGAGTCGAGGTATGAAGAGTGCTTTGGCTGTCGAACACCTGCAGGAACTAGTGCGAATCCCGACAATTTCCCGAGTGGATCCCTCCACCACGGAATGGACAGAATTCGACCGTTTCGCTCAGACATTGCGCAAGCTGTATCCACTGTGCCACAGCCGGCTCGAGCGCGAGACGGTTCTGGAGCACTCTCTGATTTTCCGCTGGCGCGGCCGAGCATCCACCGAACCTGCTGTTCTGATGGGGCACTACGACGTTGTCGCGGCGACCGACGAAGGCTGGAAGCGACCACCCTTTGCTGCAGAACTCAGCGGCAAGGGTGGCGATCAGCTGATCTGGGGGCGGGGCACCCTCGACGACAAAGGTTCCGTCGTCGCCATTCTTGAGGCGGTCGAGGCACAGCTCGAAGAGGGCCTTGTTCCCGCTCAAGACATTTACTTGTGCTTCGGCCACGACGAGGAAACTCACGGCACGGGTGCATCCGCCATTGTCGATCTGCTCGAGAGCCGCGGCGTGAAGCCAACGCTGGTACTCGACGAGGGCGGCGCCATTGTCGACGACGTGTTCGACCAGGTTGATGCCCCCATGGCCGTCGTCGGGGTCGCCGAGAAAGGCACAGCAACCCTGCGATTGACGGTCGATCAGTCAGGGGGCCACGCCTCCACTCCCCCCAAGTTTCCTGCCGCCGTGCGGCTGGCGCAGGCCATTGTGCGGCTCAACTCACGGCCGTTCCCATCCCGTCTGACCGATACCGGGGCAGACCTCATGCGGCTGCTCGGCGAACACGCGGGCGGCTTTACCGGCTACCTGCTGCGTAACGTCTCGTGGACAAAGCCGTTCCTGCTGCCAATTTTGGTGCGCAAGAGCGACGAACTCGCGGCCATGATGCGTACCACTCAAGCCGTCACGATCCTAGAAGGTGGCCATGCGGTCAATGCCATGCCCGAGCGGGTAAGTGCGGTGATCAATGTGCGCATCGCCGTGAATTCGAGCCTCAACGAGACCATCGCCCATGTCACCCGCGCGATCAACGACAAGCGAGTTCGCATTTCAGTGGACTCGCCCGGAGAGCCCTCTCCGGTTTCCGGAACAACCGGTCTCGCCTGGGAGCTCCTGCGTTCCACAATCGAGAAGACCTTCCCCGGCACCATCGTGACGCCCTATGTGCAGAACGGAGCTACTGACAGCCGGCATTTCACCCGCATCAGCGGTGGCGTCTATCGGTTCACACCATTTGCGATGGCGCGCGAAATGCGAGACACGCTCCATGCCCGCAATGAACGGATGCTCGTGAGCAGCTTCCTCGATGGAATCGTGTTCTACCGCGCGCTTATCGCTTCGCTCTAATCGGCAGCGGCTTGACGGGGAGCGAATGGCAGCGTGTCGGAGCCGCTGACTTCTTGTGCGATCCACGTGCCAAGCTCTGCCGGCCGATCGGTGATTATTCCGTCGACTCCGAGCGCTACGGCATCCGTCCACGTGTCGGTGTCATTGAGCGTGTAAATCAGTAGGCCGAGACCGGCATCATGAACCTGTTCGACCAGAGCAGGGTTCTGAGTGATCGCGTTCTTGCTCGTGACGATCGCGACGGCACCGGCGGCGACCGCAAGTTGCGCCGGGTCACCAACGATGTCTCGCACGATCAGCATTCCGGGAAGCTCTGGACTTATCCGTTGCGCAGCCTGAAGCGTCATGATGTCGAAGCTGCCGAGGATCACATGGTCATTGACGCCATTGCGCGCCACGAGATCGGCAACGAGCGCCACTTGTTCGTCAGTCCATGATCCTTTGAGTTCAAGGATGGCGTTCTTCGTCGACCAGCGGAGAACGTTGAGGAACTGTTCGAGGGTCGGCACGGTCGCTCCCGCAAATTCATCACCGAACCATGAACCGGCATCCAACGCTGACAGTTCTTCGTAGGTATAGCTCCACACGGGGCCAGTGCCGTCGGTCGTGCGATCGACCGTCCAGTCGTGCATCAGTACGGGAACGCCGTCAGCGGTGAGCTGTACGTCCGTTTCGACGTAGTCCGCCGCACTGTCGAGGGCGAGGCTGAGCGCTTCGAGCGTGTTCTCGGGGGCGACGGTAGCGTCTCCTCGGTGACCCGCGATAAACGCCGCCTCTCCGGGCGCTCGGAGCGAAGTGAATACTCCGGCCGCGTGCACTCGCGTGACATTGGCATTCAGCACGAGCGCGAGAGTGATCGCGGTGACTATCGCAGCAGCGAGGGCTGCTCGTTGTGCTCGCAGGTGATGCTTCGGGTGTGCCAGGTTCTGCGATGTCGCCATTGACTCGCCATCCTTGTGTCGGGTTGCCGCACGTTCGCGGTGCCCCCACTATAGCGAGCCTGTTACCAATCCGTTACCTTATCGGCGAATTACTTGAGGCGTGTCTCAATCGCCTCGCGAAACGGGATCGACGGAACCGCTCCATGGTTCTCTACCGAGATGGATGCCGCGGCTCCAGCAAAACGCAGGGCGTCCTCCAGCATCATGCCCTCCACCACACCCGCGGCGAACGCACCACAAAAGGTGTCACCCGCGCCCGTAGCGTCGACGGCCGTGACCCGATGCGCCGGAACAATGACGGGCTCGGAACCGACGCGGTGAAGTGCGGCACCCTTCGAACCGAGCGTCACGATGACGGTCGAGACGAGGCTCAGCAAGCGCTCACCGATCCCATCCAATTCGCTGGAGAGATCGTTGTCGCGCGCGAGCTCGGCAGCCTCGTGCTCGTTGACGATAAGTATGTCGAGGTTCTCCAGCAGATCTGACGGCAGAGCTTGAATGGGCGCGGCGTTCAGAATGACGCGGGTGCCGACGGCCCGAGCGATTCGTGCTGCTTCGATCACGGTGGCCAGAGGAATCTCGAGTTGCATGACGAGAGCGGATGCCGCACTCAGCGCTGAGGAATCTGTCGCTGTCAGGTCGGCGACATCAGCGTTCGCCCCCGCCTCGACAATGATCGTGTTTTCGCCCGTGTTGTCCACCGCGATTAGCGCCGTGCCGGTGGGCCTTTCCGTAGTTCGCAGATGCGTGACGTCGATTGAGTCTGCCACAAGCCCCGACCGCACCATGTCACCGAATCCGTCGTTGCCGACGGCGCCGATGAAGGTAGTCGAAACACCAGCGCGCGCTGCAGCGACGGCCTGATTCTGACCTTTACCGCCCAGTGCGGTATTCACTCCTCGCGAAAGCACGGTTTCTCCCGGCGAGGGAATACGGTCTACTCGAAAGACCTGATCAATGTTTGCGCTACCAACGACGACGATTCCAGACATTAGTCAAAAGTAACGCATTCCCCGGAGGAACGGGGCTTATTCGGCTTCTGTATCCGATTCCGCCGCAGCGAGAATGCGATTCACCATTCCGCTGAAGATCACGCCGTGGAACGGAAGGATCGCCGCCCAGTAGAGGCGACCACCCAGCCCGCTCGGAAAGAAGACCGCCCGCTGACGATAGAACGATCCGGCTTCGCCACGATCTTCGACGCTCAGCTCAAGCCACGCCCGGCCCGGCAGCTTCATTTCTGCCCGGAGGCGCAAGCTATGCCCGCGCTCGATGCTCTCAACCCGCCAGAAGTCCAACGCGTCGCCGGTGTTGAGGGTGGTCGGATGACGGCGGCCACGTCGCAGGCCGACCCCACCAACCAGCTTGTCGAGCCAGCCGCGCATGGCCCACGCGAGCGGGAACGAATACCACCCGTTCTCGCCGCCGATGCCCTCAACCACAGCCCAGAGTGCGGCGGCTGACGCTGGAGTCTCTCGTTCGCGCAGGTCGGTATAGACGGTGTGACCGGTCCACTCGGGGTCACTGGGGATGGGGTCGCTCGGCGCACCAACGACGGTCGCGTCTTGCCAACTCGTCTCCACTTCGCCGTCGCCCATCTTCACCAGCGCTAGTCGCACCGACGCGCGATAACTCGTGAGCCCACCCTCTGGGGCAGGGATGAAATCTGAGACTGACTTGTCACGAACAATGCAGTCGAACTGAAGCGACTCAATGATCGGCACCGCCAAAAGACGAGGGATAGGCGTGACGAGATTCACCCATTGCGACGCCAGCCACGGAGTCAGCACGGGCAGTGAGGCGATGGGGCGCTGGTGCAGCCCCGCCTCGACGGCGTAACCGTTCATCATCTGACCGTAGCGCAGCACATCCGGTCCGCCGATGTCGAAACTGCGGTTGAGGTCAGCCGGCAATTCGAGCGCCGAAACCAAGTAGTAGAGCACATCGCGTACCGCGATGGGCTGAATGAAGTTGCGCACCCACTTCGGCGCGGGCATGTACGGCAGAACTTCCGTGAGGTGACGAATCATCTCGAAGGAGGCCGAACCGGAGCCGATAACGACCCCAGCGTTGAACGCGATGGTCGGTACACCTGACTCGAGCAGGATGTTGCCGACTTCGGCCCGGCTGCGCAAATGGCGGCTGAGCTCAGAAATATCGCCCTCGGGGTGAAGCCCGCCGAGGTAGACGATGCGCGAGACCCCCGCCTTCTTGGCGGCGTGGGCCACGTTCATGGCTGACAGCTTTTCAGTCTTCTCGAAGTCGCCAGCAGCTCCCATGGCATGGACCAAGTAGTAGAGCGCGTCAATGCCGTCGACGGCAGCGACAAGGCTGTCGGCATCGGTGAGGTCACCCACGACGACCTCAACATCGTCGCTCCATGGCACATCGCGCAGCTTTCGCGGATTGCGCACGAGAACACGGACGCTGTGCCCCGCCTCAATGAGTCGAGGCACCAATCGGCCGCCGAGATATCCAGTTGCTCCAGTTACAAGAACGCGCATGCTGTAAGCCTAGGCACGGCCGCTGGGAGGCAGCGCACAGTTACCTCGGTATCTGCCGCCGCCCTGTTCTTAGCGGGCTCGACGCGCTACCGGGCTGCGAGACTTGAGACGGCGCCAGACAACGAACCAGGCTGCGCCGCTGAGGGCGAGGATGCTGAAGAAGATGGTCCACGCCATCCAAGTCTGATCCGGCTTCGCGCCGTACACGCTCGCCTGCAATTCGGCCTGCGACAGCGTGGGAGTGATCGTTCCGTCGATTTCGCCAACGGCTCCCTCGCCAGTCGAGCCGCCCGAGGATCCGCCTGCTCCGGTCGACGACGTCGATTCGGGATCAGGAGTCTCTGTCGGAGAAGGCGTCTTGGTGGCCTTGGGCGTCGGCGTGCTACTCGAGTCGCTCGATGGCTCAGAAGTGGCAGCGGGGTCTGCGGCGGGAGGCGCGTCTGGCCCGGTATGGCCGGGGTAGGTCGCGAACACCTGCACACCCCACGTCGTGCCACCGCTTTGATAAAAAGCGATCCCGATGTCGGTGAAGGAACCCAAGATGTTCTCGCGGTGCCCCTGCGACCCCATCCAACCGTCGTGCATCGACTGCGCGGTCGGGTATCCCTGGGCGACGTTCTCGCCGGCGGAGCGCCACCCTGACGGAATCTGAGCCGAATAGTCGGGATTGTGCGACATGGTGCTGCTCGCCGCCATCTTCTTGGCCCACGCTAACGCAACGGCATCCATGTCGGCGTTGCGGATGAGGCCCTGCTGACCGTTATCCCACCGCGCTTGATTGACAAGCCCGTGGATGGTGTCGGCTTCTGCTGCAGAAGCAGGGGCTGCAGCAGCAATAGGAACGAGAAAAACCGCGAGAAGAAGTGCAAAAAATCCACTGGCGATACGGGAGGGAGTGTGGCGTGAAAAAATCATTACTCAGCAAGTATCCGTGGATACGCGCGCTGGGCAACCCCCACGCCACACCTCTCGGCTAAATCAGAGACTTCGTGTGCCACACGGTCTTTGTCTCGGTCCACTGAACGACACGTTCGATGGAGGGCGCGGGAACTCCCACGACCGGGCCTGAGACGCGCTTGAGCGTATCGGCAGCCGCGATTTGAAGGTCAACCCACTCGAGCTGTTCTGCTCCGGCAAGGTCGAGACCATTGACATCTGCGTGGCTCGCAAGCCACGGAGCGATCTCGGCGGGCGACCCCGTGAGGATGTTGACGACTCCCCCGGGAACGTCACTCGTCGCGAGCACCTCAGAGAGGCTGATCGCGCTCAGCGGAGCGTTCTGGTGGGCGACTACGACGACGGTGTTACCGCTGACGAGCGCCGGAGCGATAACGCTCACGAGGCCAAGCAGCGACGACGAGTCTTGCGGAGCAACGATCGCGATAACGCCACTCGGCTCCGGCGTTGACAGGTTGAAGTACGGGCCAGAGACGGGGTTACCGTTTCCGGCTACCTGCACGTATTTGTCAGCCCAACCGGCGTACCAGACCCACGCGTCAATGGCGGTGTCGAGCTGTGCGGTCGCAGCCGATTTCGACAGGGACTCCGTAGCCATGAGCTCGTCGATGAACTGCTCGCGACGGCCCTCAAGGAGCTCCGCAATGCGGTACAGCACCTGGCCGCGGTTGTAGCCCGTGGCCCCCGACCAGCCGCTGACCGCTGCGCGGGCGGCCACTACGGCATCCCGGGCGTCCTTGCGGCTTGCCAAGGCTGCGTTCGCAAGGAACGCGCCCTTCTTGGTAGTGACTTCGTACGTGCGACCGCTTTCGCTGCGCGGGAACTTGCCACCGATGTAGAGCTTGTAGGTCTTAGGAACCGTGAGACGGGTCATTTCTTGCCACCTTTCGTGACGGCGGGCGCAGCCCATCCAGCGGATTCTAGGTACGAAGCGAGTCCATGACGGCCGCCCTCGCGGCCGTAGCCGCTCTCCTTGTAGCCACCAAACGGCGACGCAGGATCGAAGCGGTTGAACGTGTTCGCCCAAATCACGCCCGCGCGCAGCTTGTCGGCCACAGCGAGAACGCGTGAGCCCTTCTCGCTCCAGATGCCCGCCGACAGCCCGTAGGGCGTGTTGTTGGACTTGGCGATAGCTTCTGCCGGCGTGCGGAACGTGAGCACGCTCAGTACCGGCCCGAAGACCTCTTCGCGAGCGATGCGGCTCGAGGTCGACACGTTCGTGAAGATCGTTGGAGCGAACCAGAAACCGTTTTCAGGGATCGGGCAGTCCGCGGTCCAGCGCTCGGACCCTTCGGCTTCACCGATGTCGCTGAGTTCGCGGATGCGGTCGAGCTGAGCCTTGGAGTTGATCGCACCAATGTCGGTGTTCTTGTCGAGCGGGTCGCCCATGCGCAAGGTGGAGAGTCGCGCCTTGAGACGGTCGACGACCTCGTCGTGCACGTTCTCTTGAACCAGAAGGCGTGATCCTGCACAGCAGACGTGACCCTGGTTGAAGAAGATGCCGTTGACGATTCCTTCGATGGCTTGGTCCATCGGGGCGTCATCGAAGACGATGTTCGCGGCCTTACCGCCGAGCTCGAGCGTGACCTTCTTGCCCGTACCCGCGACCGATTTGGCGATCGCACGGCCAACACCGGTCGAGCCGGTGAAGGCGACCTTGTTGACATCCGGGTGGTTAACGAGCGCGTGGCCCGTGTCGCCGGCGCCGGTGACGATATTGACAACACCCTTGGGCAGGTCAGCCTGCTGCAGGATTTCGGCAAAGATCATCGCGCTCAGCGGAGTGGTCTCAGCCGGCTTGATCACAACGGTATTTCCCGCGGCGAGCGCCGGAGCGATCTTCCACGCGAGCATGAGCAGCGGGAAATTCCACGGGATTACCTGAGCGGCAACACCGAGCGACTGCGGGTTCGGTCCGAGACCGGCGTAGTCGAGCTTGTCGGCCCACCCGGCGTAGTAGAAGAACCACGCAGCGACGAGAGGCACGTCAACGTCACGGCTCTCCTTGATCGGCTTTCCGTTGTCGAGGCTCTCGGCAACAGCAAGCTCGCGGGCCCGCTCCTGCACGAGGCGAGCGATGCGGAAGAGGTACTTGCCGCGGTCGGCGCCCGAGAGCTTCGACCAGGTGCGGTCGTAGGCCTTGCGGGCTGCAGCGACGGCAGAATCCACATCGGCGCTGTTGGCGTTGGAGATCGAAGCGATCTCCTTTTCGGTTGCCGGAGAGATCGTGGTGAACGCGTCGCCGCGGCCATCCACAAACTCGCCGTCAATGAAGAGACCGTAGTGCTTCTTCAGGTGCAGAACCGAAGTTGATTCTGGGGCTGGCGCGTAGTCGAGAAAGCTTGGTGCCTTCACGCTCAGTGCTTTGTCATTCTCAGTCATGGGGTGCCTTAGTCAATCGTGACGTAGTCGGGGCCGGAGTAGTGGCCGGTGGTGAGCTTCTGACGCTGCATGAGCACGTCATTGAGGAGACTGGAGGCTCCGAAACGGAACAGGTGCGGCTGAAGCCACTCCTCGCCCACAGTTTCGGCAACAGTCACGAGGTACTTGATGGCATCTTTCGAGCTGCGGATGCCACCAGCAGGCTTCACACCGATCTTCTCGCCGGTGAGCAGGTGCCAGTCGCGCACAACCTCAAGCATGAGCAACGTGACGGGCAGGGTCGCTGCCGGCGAAACCTTACCGGTGGAGGTCTTGATGAAGTCTCCCCCGGCGAGAATTGCCAACCACGATGCTTTGCGCACGTTGTCGTACGTGTTCAGTTCGCCGGTCTCCAGGATCACCTTGAGATGAGCGTAGGTACCGTTTTCGCGGCGGCATGCCTCTTTGACAGCAACGATCTGATCGAAAACAACACCGTACTTGCCGGAGAGGAACGCGCCACGGTCGATGACCATGTCGATTTCGTCTGCTCCGTTAGCGACGGCTTCCTTGGTGTCCATGATTTTGATGGGCAGCGAGGAACGTCCGCTCGGGAACGCGGTAGCGACAGCGGCTACGTTGATTCCGCTGTCAGAACCGTTCGACCAGGATGAGCCAAGTGCCTCTGCTGCGTACGGAACCATGTCGCCATACACGCACACGGCTGCGACCTGCGGGGTGGAGGAATCCGAAGCATCAGGCAGCACGGCCTTAGCCGCGAGCGAGCGTACCTTGCCGGGGGTATCCGCACCTTCGAGCGTAGTGAGGTCGATGAGCTTGATGATG
Proteins encoded in this region:
- a CDS encoding DEAD/DEAH box helicase, producing MTNSSQTESSQRNKRSKNSGQRQGSTQRRRARPGDDTGVIPVLARAAREVETAVQKGPLKPTNRARFQVAALLLREERARVKTDATLTESERANEQKRLDGLAGILAKTAARDTSLLSMLGEAAPITPAAKALRRDLLIAAGVELSPDELIIAEEPKAVDKQVDKQVVPASVRQMQMANPFLAPDFSAIAPKPEHNNRLANWELIDPLFRAFEHGSGGGAASMELPEAESLRTRGDLELMRHQARFVEVVKQGHRTFLLADEPGLGKTAQALMAAEASNSYPLLVVVPNVVKTNWEREVELWTPGRSATVVHGDGDTVDAFSDVVIVNYEVLDRHVGWLGRFGFKGMVVDEAHFIKNLKSERSKHVLSLSQNIRATYPKALLMALTGTPLINSIEDFRAIWQFLGWIDGTKPLAPLMSKLEDADLTPADPGFFSEARRAVIDMGIVRRKKVDVAADIPARRVADIPVELDNDLGRSIRAAEQALTARLVDRFTRVRKLKPDVAVEDLIRVVAHAELEESKSATTGENVFTMVRRIGQAKATLAADYTAQLARSVGKVVFFAKHIDVMDTAEAHFAKVGLKAVSIRGDQSAKARQNAIDSFANDPEVSVVVASLTAAGVGLNLQAASNVVLAELSWTNAEQTQAIDRVHRIGQELPVTAWRIIAAHTIDARIAELIDSKAGLAARALDGSDEDVVAEANIQLQALSSLLRDAIKE
- a CDS encoding DUF6804 family protein translates to MSATYPNRPRRVALPAAILAVLVLLVGAGVIGTEIFTIVRYVVSILALITVVLVWQARQWWWAIGLIPIAILWNPIVPIAIADPQLFAGLHYAAALVFIAVGVGARVTDATSRG
- a CDS encoding DUF2207 domain-containing protein — translated: MTVSAQRRPRFQWSAQLAARVVGAIAVVVALGAAPLAAAAAGHPQALTGQSPTVAGVVHAGLDDFVFDSYDGEFFLDRDSQGHSTLLTSETFVAVFPPDQNRGMLRAVPRYYKGEPVEVGTVSVTDETGQPRDFEVEEDGEFTLITSAASSFVEGPQTYVFTYTRSNVTRFAADTGADEFYWDTNGTGWNQPFGSLTATIHLGEGLSDALGGEPDCYWGIERSTERCDIVAVDDDTYVATQGALQRGQNVTVAFGFEPGTFVPRDSSYFGSAAGYGQPLGFIGAIAAVIWAFRIRRSKLADDGGRPTIIAEYSPPRDISVVTAALVIKKRPKAVAAQILDFAVRGKLRILEEESKGFFSSGTTYRLELMDPTGVTGRELEILRALFGQSLQHGAIRDMKRTDSKLSKKMYSILTAENSALAPNGYRQKLSARNYLPLLVSVVAVIVSIVFGIALIDGDYGSVAPFLIIMVSFMAAVLTMSLLSRTPLTAQGSELRDHLEGLKLYIRLAEADRLQMLQSPEGALRERNEATGSTDVLKIYEKLLPYAVLFGLEKEWSTELSRYYSENSPDWYRGSSGFNGVLFASSISSFSTAVASSYSGSSSSSSSGGSGGGGSSGGGGGGGGGGGV
- a CDS encoding M20/M25/M40 family metallo-hydrolase, whose protein sequence is MKSALAVEHLQELVRIPTISRVDPSTTEWTEFDRFAQTLRKLYPLCHSRLERETVLEHSLIFRWRGRASTEPAVLMGHYDVVAATDEGWKRPPFAAELSGKGGDQLIWGRGTLDDKGSVVAILEAVEAQLEEGLVPAQDIYLCFGHDEETHGTGASAIVDLLESRGVKPTLVLDEGGAIVDDVFDQVDAPMAVVGVAEKGTATLRLTVDQSGGHASTPPKFPAAVRLAQAIVRLNSRPFPSRLTDTGADLMRLLGEHAGGFTGYLLRNVSWTKPFLLPILVRKSDELAAMMRTTQAVTILEGGHAVNAMPERVSAVINVRIAVNSSLNETIAHVTRAINDKRVRISVDSPGEPSPVSGTTGLAWELLRSTIEKTFPGTIVTPYVQNGATDSRHFTRISGGVYRFTPFAMAREMRDTLHARNERMLVSSFLDGIVFYRALIASL
- a CDS encoding glycerophosphodiester phosphodiesterase family protein; the encoded protein is MATSQNLAHPKHHLRAQRAALAAAIVTAITLALVLNANVTRVHAAGVFTSLRAPGEAAFIAGHRGDATVAPENTLEALSLALDSAADYVETDVQLTADGVPVLMHDWTVDRTTDGTGPVWSYTYEELSALDAGSWFGDEFAGATVPTLEQFLNVLRWSTKNAILELKGSWTDEQVALVADLVARNGVNDHVILGSFDIMTLQAAQRISPELPGMLIVRDIVGDPAQLAVAAGAVAIVTSKNAITQNPALVEQVHDAGLGLLIYTLNDTDTWTDAVALGVDGIITDRPAELGTWIAQEVSGSDTLPFAPRQAAAD
- a CDS encoding ribokinase — encoded protein: MSGIVVVGSANIDQVFRVDRIPSPGETVLSRGVNTALGGKGQNQAVAAARAGVSTTFIGAVGNDGFGDMVRSGLVADSIDVTHLRTTERPTGTALIAVDNTGENTIIVEAGANADVADLTATDSSALSAASALVMQLEIPLATVIEAARIARAVGTRVILNAAPIQALPSDLLENLDILIVNEHEAAELARDNDLSSELDGIGERLLSLVSTVIVTLGSKGAALHRVGSEPVIVPAHRVTAVDATGAGDTFCGAFAAGVVEGMMLEDALRFAGAAASISVENHGAVPSIPFREAIETRLK
- a CDS encoding SDR family oxidoreductase, which codes for MRVLVTGATGYLGGRLVPRLIEAGHSVRVLVRNPRKLRDVPWSDDVEVVVGDLTDADSLVAAVDGIDALYYLVHAMGAAGDFEKTEKLSAMNVAHAAKKAGVSRIVYLGGLHPEGDISELSRHLRSRAEVGNILLESGVPTIAFNAGVVIGSGSASFEMIRHLTEVLPYMPAPKWVRNFIQPIAVRDVLYYLVSALELPADLNRSFDIGGPDVLRYGQMMNGYAVEAGLHQRPIASLPVLTPWLASQWVNLVTPIPRLLAVPIIESLQFDCIVRDKSVSDFIPAPEGGLTSYRASVRLALVKMGDGEVETSWQDATVVGAPSDPIPSDPEWTGHTVYTDLRERETPASAAALWAVVEGIGGENGWYSFPLAWAMRGWLDKLVGGVGLRRGRRHPTTLNTGDALDFWRVESIERGHSLRLRAEMKLPGRAWLELSVEDRGEAGSFYRQRAVFFPSGLGGRLYWAAILPFHGVIFSGMVNRILAAAESDTEAE